Proteins encoded within one genomic window of Syntrophorhabdaceae bacterium:
- a CDS encoding PEP-utilizing enzyme produces the protein ADDDRKSFEDAYNAVRTIYQFTENHIFWVENWFHTIWFDKVRKFGNLLAQYNVLKKTDDIFLFNRFEVPILLEDLVTSWALGVGAPTRSKYWMEKAEKREKILEAAAKWAPVPGLGVPPEEVSEPFTVMLWGITSDTVEEWLKGADLSANEIKGFASSAGIVEGPARVIKLSKDIVELKPGEILVCPSTNPSWAPVFTKIKAAVTDIGGLTCHASIVSREYGLPSVTGTGVATSMIKTGDILKVDGTNGTVTIVKRAGA, from the coding sequence AGGCAGACGATGATAGAAAGTCTTTTGAAGATGCCTATAATGCCGTGAGAACAATATACCAGTTTACTGAGAACCACATCTTCTGGGTAGAGAACTGGTTCCATACGATATGGTTTGATAAGGTAAGGAAGTTCGGAAATCTGCTGGCACAGTATAATGTATTGAAAAAGACGGACGACATCTTTCTCTTCAATAGATTTGAAGTACCTATACTTCTCGAGGACCTGGTGACCTCCTGGGCATTGGGTGTGGGTGCACCTACGAGAAGTAAATACTGGATGGAGAAAGCGGAGAAGAGAGAAAAGATACTTGAGGCTGCTGCAAAATGGGCGCCTGTACCCGGACTTGGAGTACCACCCGAAGAGGTATCAGAGCCATTTACCGTTATGCTGTGGGGTATAACCAGCGACACGGTTGAAGAGTGGCTGAAGGGTGCGGATCTATCTGCAAACGAAATAAAAGGGTTTGCATCATCAGCAGGGATTGTTGAAGGACCTGCAAGGGTAATCAAACTATCCAAAGACATTGTTGAACTCAAGCCCGGCGAGATATTAGTTTGTCCGTCTACAAACCCATCATGGGCACCGGTCTTTACAAAGATAAAGGCTGCCGTGACCGACATCGGAGGGCTTACATGTCATGCTTCCATAGTTTCGAGGGAGTATGGTTTGCCTTCTGTAACAGGCACCGGAGTTGCGACCTCCATGATTAAGACAGGTGACATATTAAAGGTTGATGGCACTAAT